The window TGCAGGAAACTTCAGATTGGAAAGACTATATGGATCAAGATTATCATGTTGCTCTTAAGTATCCCAGTGATTGGCAAAAAAACTCAAAATACAGCTTTAGATATGGTAATGAAGATGGCTTTTTTAGCTTTGATGCCATAACAGGTGATGATCTATCCCTTGATCAGGTAACAGAGCTTGATGCCTATCACGCGGGTAATCCCTATGGATCAAAACCTCAAATTGTTCAGAAAGTCATTCAGCATCAACAAGCCCGATTAATCCTTCCATCACAAGATCAGCCTGCCATCACAGCTAACCAAGCGGGTTTGATTGTGACTTATCCAAGGCCCATCCAGTTAGCAGGTGTTGAGTACCGTTATTTTATTTTGTGGGCCCACAAAGACTATATTTTACCTATCAGTCAAACGATCACATTTATATAAAAGGAGCTATCCATGAAAACCTTTATGTCTTCATGGATGAGCTCCTTCTTATTCATCACCATTAACAAGCAATCACCATCATGAACCTCTTATATCTACGCTACTATGGCTCAGAAATAACTTTCACTTGCACAACACCTTTTTTTCGGCACAAGTCTTGAACAACTTTGGTGCTCTGGATGTATTTAGGTATATCTACGGAATAGATGGTTTTCGTACACATGTTTTCTTCCGTAATGGTTGCTGCTTCACCTTTATCATCACCTACAACTTGAATAAATCGTATATTATTCACGCCTATATTTTTCATGTTGAAATATTTTTGAATGCGTTTCATAAAATCTCTATCCCCGAGATATTCAATTTCTAAATCAATGGTTTGCACCTTTTCAATAAACCGATCTTCAACTTTTTTAAGAATAACAAGTGATATAAATACCCCTATGGTTGATACAGCTGTAATTAAATACATACCATGTCCAACTGCAAGACCAATACAAGCAACAACCCATACAGACGCAGCTGTTGTTAAGCCTTTTACCAACCCTTTTTCTCGAATAATGGTTCCGGCTCCTAGAAAACCAACCCCTGTAATAACCTGTGCACCCATACGCCCAACATCTGATTTTAACGCATTCTCCAGTTCTGGATATTGCTGAATGTAGGCAATGGTATTGATGATATTCTGTTCTTGTATAATGGAAACAACTGCTGCTCCTACACAGACAAGAATGTGTGTTCTAAAACCTGCAGGGCGATTGGTCATCTGCCGTTCATAACCAATGAGCCCACCTACTAGAATGGCAACAACAACTCTTATTATAATTTCATACTCTTGCATATATTCATCCTTTCTACGGTACTTATCTATTGTTTTTTCACCTTATCTTTATATAAAACACCTTCATTCATCACCTATTTTCTATGGTAATGAAGACGTTCATAGTAAGTTAAGTTATCTAATAGTTTCTACTAGATAGTATATGATTAAACCACAAAAGATAAGAACATGATTCTTTTACACAGACCTTCTAAAGCCGCTGTATAAAAAATGGTGTTCAGCTCCTTTGTGGTTTTACCTGGTATACAATAATTATATACACTTTTCATATTTTTTCAATATTAAATTCAAATTTTTTATGAATATTTTACGGAAAAGGCCTGAATGTTGAGAACTGTATACTTATCATACTATATATTCTAAGGATTTTTTGCTATCTTATGCCATTAACGGCCATTCAATACGAAATGTTACGCCATGCTCTTCATTCATAGCATAAATTTCACCTTCACTTATCCGAACAAGACGTTTCACGATGTATAACCCAAGACCACTTTGGCCATTTTTACCTTTTTTGAACATTTTAAAGATATTTTCCATATGATCAATGGGTTCACCATCATTATAAAATGCTAGCACTGCTTTTTCTCCATCTTGTGTTAAGCTGATCTTAATGGAAGCATCTGCATAACGTATCTGATTACTCATGATATTTTCCACAATGATTTTTATTTGGTTATAGTCTGCTGAAATAAAAGCATCCTGTAACTGTACATCTGTTTGTATATCCCCCATCTTAACAACCATGTTATCTAACACATCCTGAATAGGGTCTTTAAGATTGATAGGTGTCGTATGTTTAATCTCTGTATCAAAATAGTCTAACCGTTGAATATAGAGCAGGTTCTTAACCAATTTTTCTAAACGACTGCACTCTTCATCAATAACGTCCAAAGAAGCCTCTGAAGTGCCCTTAGGGTATAGCCCTCGTTTTATGGCATCCACATAACTCTGAATAATCATAATGGGCGTTTTTAATTCGTGGGATATGGAGTGTAATTTTAACTTCTGCTCTTCATCATAACTCAATAAGTCTTTTCGCATTTCTTCAATGGTTTGGGCTAAAAAACCAATTTCATCTTGCCGGTTAATGGTAATGGGTATATCAAACTTGCGATTGGAGATGCGCTTAACAGATTTTGACAGTTGGTTAAGGGGTAACGTTAAATACCTGGATAGAATAAAAAACACAGCTAACG is drawn from Vallitalea pronyensis and contains these coding sequences:
- a CDS encoding peptidase M56, producing MLAYYKNLMLYLLYEHLSKHKISVQETSDWKDYMDQDYHVALKYPSDWQKNSKYSFRYGNEDGFFSFDAITGDDLSLDQVTELDAYHAGNPYGSKPQIVQKVIQHQQARLILPSQDQPAITANQAGLIVTYPRPIQLAGVEYRYFILWAHKDYILPISQTITFI
- a CDS encoding MgtC/SapB family protein is translated as MQEYEIIIRVVVAILVGGLIGYERQMTNRPAGFRTHILVCVGAAVVSIIQEQNIINTIAYIQQYPELENALKSDVGRMGAQVITGVGFLGAGTIIREKGLVKGLTTAASVWVVACIGLAVGHGMYLITAVSTIGVFISLVILKKVEDRFIEKVQTIDLEIEYLGDRDFMKRIQKYFNMKNIGVNNIRFIQVVGDDKGEAATITEENMCTKTIYSVDIPKYIQSTKVVQDLCRKKGVVQVKVISEP
- a CDS encoding sensor histidine kinase, which translates into the protein MKGKSLNFKLMVTFIGVILFFSLISYTLLIQAFQNYYYEDIYKVLEADTDTNKEITDIDAFIENNDEDIRSIEQLYWVVDKGKLVRKPRNRHDNSITEDVLKKMEENLLAQDEASKRYSMTVNGRRLFYVITIHTTPRKMPNPSLMKIIPYLSILKGRPLLESTNMFDPQKDERLKAPNKPVRDRLNALSKVSANNTFYKVALRWAPLDNSLEQQLYIQLGIVLIITAIATLAVFFILSRYLTLPLNQLSKSVKRISNRKFDIPITINRQDEIGFLAQTIEEMRKDLLSYDEEQKLKLHSISHELKTPIMIIQSYVDAIKRGLYPKGTSEASLDVIDEECSRLEKLVKNLLYIQRLDYFDTEIKHTTPINLKDPIQDVLDNMVVKMGDIQTDVQLQDAFISADYNQIKIIVENIMSNQIRYADASIKISLTQDGEKAVLAFYNDGEPIDHMENIFKMFKKGKNGQSGLGLYIVKRLVRISEGEIYAMNEEHGVTFRIEWPLMA